CTTTCTTTTCATTTTGAATAATTTTGTCAGACAGATTTTCTAAATAAACGATTGTGCAAAAAGAGATTACAATAATACTTTCGCCTTATGAGGCTTCTTCCAGGGATTTATATATTGCCCAGGTTGCAAGGAAGTTGTCGGTACAGGTCAATCAAATAAATCACATACGGATTTTAAGGCGTTCGGTAGATGCGCGCTCCGGTAAAGTAAAAGTCAACCTGGGCCTGTTGGTCTTTGTTGATGAAATGCCGGTTGATGAGGCAGAGTCCTATCATTTCGATTATCCTGATGTTTCAAATAAAGAAGAAATCATTATTGTAGGGGCAGGCCCAGCAGGTTTGTTTGCGGCCCTCAGGCTTATAGAACTGGGTTTTAAGCCCGTGATTTATGAAAGGGGGCGCGAAGTGAGCGACCGCAAACGGGACATTGCCCAACTTAACAGAAATAATTCCTTAAATCCTGATTCAAACTATTGTTTTGGAGAAGGTGGTGCAGGTACCTTTTCTGACGGAAAACTTTATACCCGCTCGAAGAAAAGAGGAGATAATAAAAAAGTTCTTCAGATTTTTCATCTGATGGGAGCCGGGGAAAATATTCTATATGAGGCACATCCACATATTGGTACCGACAAGCTTCCGAAAATAATTGTCAATATCAGGGAAACAATTTTGCGGGCCGGAGGGGAGATACATTTTAATACCCGGGTAACGGATTTGATTGTTGATTCGGATCAGGTAAAAGGCATAGTAGCCGGAGATGTCCGCCGGAATGCCAGGGCGGTTATTTTGGCTACCGGCCATTCGGCTCGCGACATCTATGAATTGCTCGACCGCAGGAATGTTTTATTGGAAGCTAAGCCTTTTGCCATGGGGGTGAGGGTGGAACATCCGCAACCCCTCATTGACAATATTCAGTACCATGGCCAGCGCAACCAATATTTGCAGGCTGCTTCGTATAACCTGGTAACCCAGGTTAATGACCGGGGGGTGTATTCTTTTTGTATGTGCCCCGGTGGGTTTATTGTCCCCTCGGCTACTTCGCCTGATGAAACCGTGGTGAACGGGATGTCGCCTTCCCAAAGAAATTCGCCCTATGCGAATTCAGGCATTGTGGTTGAAATACGGCTGGAGGATTTAACGGATTTTCAGCAATACGGAACACTTGCCGGGTTGAAATTTCAGCAACAATTCGAGCAGTTGGCCTTTAATAACGGGGGTAAGGGACAAATTGCCCCTGCCCAGCGGCTTTTGGATTTTGTAAGGCAGAGGCCTTCTTCCATGCTTCCCAAAACTTCTTATTTCCCTGGCGTTGCATCTTCTTCGATGCATAATTGGATCCCTGCCTCCATTTCAAACCGGCTCAGGAAGGGTTTTATCCGCTTTGACCAGATGATGAAAGGCTTTCTGACCAATGAGGCGGTGATTGTCGGGGTAGAGTCGCGCACCTCTTCTCCCGTCAGGATTCCCAGGAATAAGGATACTTTTGAGCATGTACAGGTAAAAGGTTTATTCCCCTGTGGTGAAGGGGCCGGATATTCGGGAGGTATAGTCTCTTCGGCCGTTGACGGGGATTTGTGTGCCA
This DNA window, taken from Bacteroidota bacterium, encodes the following:
- a CDS encoding NAD(P)/FAD-dependent oxidoreductase codes for the protein MQKEITIILSPYEASSRDLYIAQVARKLSVQVNQINHIRILRRSVDARSGKVKVNLGLLVFVDEMPVDEAESYHFDYPDVSNKEEIIIVGAGPAGLFAALRLIELGFKPVIYERGREVSDRKRDIAQLNRNNSLNPDSNYCFGEGGAGTFSDGKLYTRSKKRGDNKKVLQIFHLMGAGENILYEAHPHIGTDKLPKIIVNIRETILRAGGEIHFNTRVTDLIVDSDQVKGIVAGDVRRNARAVILATGHSARDIYELLDRRNVLLEAKPFAMGVRVEHPQPLIDNIQYHGQRNQYLQAASYNLVTQVNDRGVYSFCMCPGGFIVPSATSPDETVVNGMSPSQRNSPYANSGIVVEIRLEDLTDFQQYGTLAGLKFQQQFEQLAFNNGGKGQIAPAQRLLDFVRQRPSSMLPKTSYFPGVASSSMHNWIPASISNRLRKGFIRFDQMMKGFLTNEAVIVGVESRTSSPVRIPRNKDTFEHVQVKGLFPCGEGAGYSGGIVSSAVDGDLCATRIAELL